Proteins encoded within one genomic window of Theobroma cacao cultivar B97-61/B2 chromosome 7, Criollo_cocoa_genome_V2, whole genome shotgun sequence:
- the LOC18594392 gene encoding E3 ubiquitin-protein ligase CCNB1IP1 homolog isoform X2, with the protein MRCNACWRELEGRAVSTTCGHLLCTEDASKILSNDAACPICDQVLSKSLMKPVDINPNDEWINMAMAGVSPQILMKSSYRSVMFYIGQKELEMQYKMNRIVAQCRQKCEAMQEKFSEKLEQVHTAYQKMAKRCQMMEQEIESLSKDKQELQEKFSEKSRQKRKLDEMYDQLRSDYESMKRSAIQPSNNFYVRNEADLFSNPATNMVDGRDPIRRVNLFVADWSIFSPKTPGPREDVWPARQNSSNSGHFDISGGSPAKQAAIPVDVGNRRGGAHPAFGAGGVNPAMTLRNLIISPIKRPQLSRNRTQIFT; encoded by the exons ATGAGATGCAACGCATGCTGGCGTGAATTAGAAGGGCGAGCCGTTTCCACTACCTGTGGTCACCTCTTGT GCACTGAAGATGCGAGCAAGATCCTTAGCAATGATGCAGCTTGTCCCATTTGTGATCAAGTTCTCTCTAAGAG TCTTATGAAACCTGTGGATATCAACCCAAATGATGAATGGATAAAT ATGGCAATGGCTGGCGTGTCTCCGCAGATAT TGATGAAGAGTTCATACAGAAGTGTGATGTTTTACATTGGGCAAAAGGAATTAGAAATGCAGTACAAGATGAACAGAATTGTAGCTCAGTGCCGCCAGAAATGTGAGGCAATGCAAGAAAAGTTCTCAGAGAAACTGGAGCAGGTGCATACTGCATATCAGAAAATGGCCAAGAGGTGTCAGATGATGGAGCAGGAAATTGAGAGTTTGTCAAAGGATAAGCAAGAGCTCCAAGAAAAGTTTTCTGAGAAATCAAG ACAGAAGAGAAAGCTTGATGAAATGTATGACCAGTTAAGGAGTGACTATGAGTCAATGAAACGGTCGGCCATCCAACCTTCAAATAATTTCTATGTTAGAAATGAGGCTGACTTATTCTCAAATCCAGCTACTAACATGGTGGATGGCAGAGACCCTATACGAAGGG TTAACTTATTTGTTGCAGATTGGTCGATCTTTTCTCCCAAAACTCCAGGGCCGCGAGAGGATGTATGGCCTGCAAGACAGAATAGTTCGAACTCTGGTCATTTTGACATATCCGGTGGCTCACCAGCAAAACAAGCAGCCATTCCGGTTGATGTTGGGAATAGAAGGGGTGGCGCTCACCCTGCTTTTGGAGCTGGTGGTGTTAACCCGGCAATGACACTAAGGAACCTGATAATCTCTCCTATAAAGCGGCCTCAGCTCTCTCGTAATCGCACTCAAATATTTACGTAA
- the LOC18594392 gene encoding E3 ubiquitin-protein ligase CCNB1IP1 homolog isoform X5: protein MRCNACWRELEGRAVSTTCGHLLCTEDASKILSNDAACPICDQVLSKSLMKPVDINPNDEWINMAMAGVSPQILMKSSYRSVMFYIGQKELEMQYKMNRIVAQCRQKCEAMQEKFSEKLEQVHTAYQKMAKRCQMMEQEIESLSKDKQELQEKFSEKSRQKRKLDEMYDQLRSDYESMKRSAIQPSNNFYVRNEADLFSNPATNMVDGRDPIRRGPREDVWPARQNSSNSGHFDISGGSPAKQAAIPVDVGNRRGGAHPAFGAGGVNPAMTLRNLIISPIKRPQLSRNRTQIFTL from the exons ATGAGATGCAACGCATGCTGGCGTGAATTAGAAGGGCGAGCCGTTTCCACTACCTGTGGTCACCTCTTGT GCACTGAAGATGCGAGCAAGATCCTTAGCAATGATGCAGCTTGTCCCATTTGTGATCAAGTTCTCTCTAAGAG TCTTATGAAACCTGTGGATATCAACCCAAATGATGAATGGATAAAT ATGGCAATGGCTGGCGTGTCTCCGCAGATAT TGATGAAGAGTTCATACAGAAGTGTGATGTTTTACATTGGGCAAAAGGAATTAGAAATGCAGTACAAGATGAACAGAATTGTAGCTCAGTGCCGCCAGAAATGTGAGGCAATGCAAGAAAAGTTCTCAGAGAAACTGGAGCAGGTGCATACTGCATATCAGAAAATGGCCAAGAGGTGTCAGATGATGGAGCAGGAAATTGAGAGTTTGTCAAAGGATAAGCAAGAGCTCCAAGAAAAGTTTTCTGAGAAATCAAG ACAGAAGAGAAAGCTTGATGAAATGTATGACCAGTTAAGGAGTGACTATGAGTCAATGAAACGGTCGGCCATCCAACCTTCAAATAATTTCTATGTTAGAAATGAGGCTGACTTATTCTCAAATCCAGCTACTAACATGGTGGATGGCAGAGACCCTATACGAAGGG GGCCGCGAGAGGATGTATGGCCTGCAAGACAGAATAGTTCGAACTCTGGTCATTTTGACATATCCGGTGGCTCACCAGCAAAACAAGCAGCCATTCCGGTTGATGTTGGGAATAGAAGGGGTGGCGCTCACCCTGCTTTTGGAGCTGGTGGTGTTAACCCGGCAATGACACTAAGGAACCTGATAATCTCTCCTATAAAGCGGCCTCAGCTCTCTCGTAATCGCACTCAAATATTTAC ATTGTAG
- the LOC18594392 gene encoding E3 ubiquitin-protein ligase CCNB1IP1 homolog isoform X1, with protein MRCNACWRELEGRAVSTTCGHLLCTEDASKILSNDAACPICDQVLSKSLMKPVDINPNDEWINMAMAGVSPQILMKSSYRSVMFYIGQKELEMQYKMNRIVAQCRQKCEAMQEKFSEKLEQVHTAYQKMAKRCQMMEQEIESLSKDKQELQEKFSEKSRQKRKLDEMYDQLRSDYESMKRSAIQPSNNFYVRNEADLFSNPATNMVDGRDPIRRVNLFVADWSIFSPKTPGPREDVWPARQNSSNSGHFDISGGSPAKQAAIPVDVGNRRGGAHPAFGAGGVNPAMTLRNLIISPIKRPQLSRNRTQIFTL; from the exons ATGAGATGCAACGCATGCTGGCGTGAATTAGAAGGGCGAGCCGTTTCCACTACCTGTGGTCACCTCTTGT GCACTGAAGATGCGAGCAAGATCCTTAGCAATGATGCAGCTTGTCCCATTTGTGATCAAGTTCTCTCTAAGAG TCTTATGAAACCTGTGGATATCAACCCAAATGATGAATGGATAAAT ATGGCAATGGCTGGCGTGTCTCCGCAGATAT TGATGAAGAGTTCATACAGAAGTGTGATGTTTTACATTGGGCAAAAGGAATTAGAAATGCAGTACAAGATGAACAGAATTGTAGCTCAGTGCCGCCAGAAATGTGAGGCAATGCAAGAAAAGTTCTCAGAGAAACTGGAGCAGGTGCATACTGCATATCAGAAAATGGCCAAGAGGTGTCAGATGATGGAGCAGGAAATTGAGAGTTTGTCAAAGGATAAGCAAGAGCTCCAAGAAAAGTTTTCTGAGAAATCAAG ACAGAAGAGAAAGCTTGATGAAATGTATGACCAGTTAAGGAGTGACTATGAGTCAATGAAACGGTCGGCCATCCAACCTTCAAATAATTTCTATGTTAGAAATGAGGCTGACTTATTCTCAAATCCAGCTACTAACATGGTGGATGGCAGAGACCCTATACGAAGGG TTAACTTATTTGTTGCAGATTGGTCGATCTTTTCTCCCAAAACTCCAGGGCCGCGAGAGGATGTATGGCCTGCAAGACAGAATAGTTCGAACTCTGGTCATTTTGACATATCCGGTGGCTCACCAGCAAAACAAGCAGCCATTCCGGTTGATGTTGGGAATAGAAGGGGTGGCGCTCACCCTGCTTTTGGAGCTGGTGGTGTTAACCCGGCAATGACACTAAGGAACCTGATAATCTCTCCTATAAAGCGGCCTCAGCTCTCTCGTAATCGCACTCAAATATTTAC ATTGTAG
- the LOC18594392 gene encoding E3 ubiquitin-protein ligase CCNB1IP1 homolog isoform X4 — translation MRCNACWRELEGRAVSTTCGHLLCTEDASKILSNDAACPICDQVLSKSLMKPVDINPNDEWINMAMAGVSPQILMKSSYRSVMFYIGQKELEMQYKMNRIVAQCRQKCEAMQEKFSEKLEQVHTAYQKMAKRCQMMEQEIESLSKDKQELQEKFSEKSRQKRKLDEMYDQLRSDYESMKRSAIQPSNNFYVRNEADLFSNPATNMVDGRDPIRRDWSIFSPKTPGPREDVWPARQNSSNSGHFDISGGSPAKQAAIPVDVGNRRGGAHPAFGAGGVNPAMTLRNLIISPIKRPQLSRNRTQIFT, via the exons ATGAGATGCAACGCATGCTGGCGTGAATTAGAAGGGCGAGCCGTTTCCACTACCTGTGGTCACCTCTTGT GCACTGAAGATGCGAGCAAGATCCTTAGCAATGATGCAGCTTGTCCCATTTGTGATCAAGTTCTCTCTAAGAG TCTTATGAAACCTGTGGATATCAACCCAAATGATGAATGGATAAAT ATGGCAATGGCTGGCGTGTCTCCGCAGATAT TGATGAAGAGTTCATACAGAAGTGTGATGTTTTACATTGGGCAAAAGGAATTAGAAATGCAGTACAAGATGAACAGAATTGTAGCTCAGTGCCGCCAGAAATGTGAGGCAATGCAAGAAAAGTTCTCAGAGAAACTGGAGCAGGTGCATACTGCATATCAGAAAATGGCCAAGAGGTGTCAGATGATGGAGCAGGAAATTGAGAGTTTGTCAAAGGATAAGCAAGAGCTCCAAGAAAAGTTTTCTGAGAAATCAAG ACAGAAGAGAAAGCTTGATGAAATGTATGACCAGTTAAGGAGTGACTATGAGTCAATGAAACGGTCGGCCATCCAACCTTCAAATAATTTCTATGTTAGAAATGAGGCTGACTTATTCTCAAATCCAGCTACTAACATGGTGGATGGCAGAGACCCTATACGAAGGG ATTGGTCGATCTTTTCTCCCAAAACTCCAGGGCCGCGAGAGGATGTATGGCCTGCAAGACAGAATAGTTCGAACTCTGGTCATTTTGACATATCCGGTGGCTCACCAGCAAAACAAGCAGCCATTCCGGTTGATGTTGGGAATAGAAGGGGTGGCGCTCACCCTGCTTTTGGAGCTGGTGGTGTTAACCCGGCAATGACACTAAGGAACCTGATAATCTCTCCTATAAAGCGGCCTCAGCTCTCTCGTAATCGCACTCAAATATTTACGTAA
- the LOC18594392 gene encoding E3 ubiquitin-protein ligase CCNB1IP1 homolog isoform X3, translating to MRCNACWRELEGRAVSTTCGHLLCTEDASKILSNDAACPICDQVLSKSLMKPVDINPNDEWINMAMAGVSPQILMKSSYRSVMFYIGQKELEMQYKMNRIVAQCRQKCEAMQEKFSEKLEQVHTAYQKMAKRCQMMEQEIESLSKDKQELQEKFSEKSRQKRKLDEMYDQLRSDYESMKRSAIQPSNNFYVRNEADLFSNPATNMVDGRDPIRRDWSIFSPKTPGPREDVWPARQNSSNSGHFDISGGSPAKQAAIPVDVGNRRGGAHPAFGAGGVNPAMTLRNLIISPIKRPQLSRNRTQIFTL from the exons ATGAGATGCAACGCATGCTGGCGTGAATTAGAAGGGCGAGCCGTTTCCACTACCTGTGGTCACCTCTTGT GCACTGAAGATGCGAGCAAGATCCTTAGCAATGATGCAGCTTGTCCCATTTGTGATCAAGTTCTCTCTAAGAG TCTTATGAAACCTGTGGATATCAACCCAAATGATGAATGGATAAAT ATGGCAATGGCTGGCGTGTCTCCGCAGATAT TGATGAAGAGTTCATACAGAAGTGTGATGTTTTACATTGGGCAAAAGGAATTAGAAATGCAGTACAAGATGAACAGAATTGTAGCTCAGTGCCGCCAGAAATGTGAGGCAATGCAAGAAAAGTTCTCAGAGAAACTGGAGCAGGTGCATACTGCATATCAGAAAATGGCCAAGAGGTGTCAGATGATGGAGCAGGAAATTGAGAGTTTGTCAAAGGATAAGCAAGAGCTCCAAGAAAAGTTTTCTGAGAAATCAAG ACAGAAGAGAAAGCTTGATGAAATGTATGACCAGTTAAGGAGTGACTATGAGTCAATGAAACGGTCGGCCATCCAACCTTCAAATAATTTCTATGTTAGAAATGAGGCTGACTTATTCTCAAATCCAGCTACTAACATGGTGGATGGCAGAGACCCTATACGAAGGG ATTGGTCGATCTTTTCTCCCAAAACTCCAGGGCCGCGAGAGGATGTATGGCCTGCAAGACAGAATAGTTCGAACTCTGGTCATTTTGACATATCCGGTGGCTCACCAGCAAAACAAGCAGCCATTCCGGTTGATGTTGGGAATAGAAGGGGTGGCGCTCACCCTGCTTTTGGAGCTGGTGGTGTTAACCCGGCAATGACACTAAGGAACCTGATAATCTCTCCTATAAAGCGGCCTCAGCTCTCTCGTAATCGCACTCAAATATTTAC ATTGTAG
- the LOC18594392 gene encoding E3 ubiquitin-protein ligase CCNB1IP1 homolog isoform X6, with protein MRCNACWRELEGRAVSTTCGHLLCTEDASKILSNDAACPICDQVLSKSLMKPVDINPNDEWINMAMAGVSPQILMKSSYRSVMFYIGQKELEMQYKMNRIVAQCRQKCEAMQEKFSEKLEQVHTAYQKMAKRCQMMEQEIESLSKDKQELQEKFSEKSRQKRKLDEMYDQLRSDYESMKRSAIQPSNNFYVRNEADLFSNPATNMVDGRDPIRRGPREDVWPARQNSSNSGHFDISGGSPAKQAAIPVDVGNRRGGAHPAFGAGGVNPAMTLRNLIISPIKRPQLSRNRTQIFT; from the exons ATGAGATGCAACGCATGCTGGCGTGAATTAGAAGGGCGAGCCGTTTCCACTACCTGTGGTCACCTCTTGT GCACTGAAGATGCGAGCAAGATCCTTAGCAATGATGCAGCTTGTCCCATTTGTGATCAAGTTCTCTCTAAGAG TCTTATGAAACCTGTGGATATCAACCCAAATGATGAATGGATAAAT ATGGCAATGGCTGGCGTGTCTCCGCAGATAT TGATGAAGAGTTCATACAGAAGTGTGATGTTTTACATTGGGCAAAAGGAATTAGAAATGCAGTACAAGATGAACAGAATTGTAGCTCAGTGCCGCCAGAAATGTGAGGCAATGCAAGAAAAGTTCTCAGAGAAACTGGAGCAGGTGCATACTGCATATCAGAAAATGGCCAAGAGGTGTCAGATGATGGAGCAGGAAATTGAGAGTTTGTCAAAGGATAAGCAAGAGCTCCAAGAAAAGTTTTCTGAGAAATCAAG ACAGAAGAGAAAGCTTGATGAAATGTATGACCAGTTAAGGAGTGACTATGAGTCAATGAAACGGTCGGCCATCCAACCTTCAAATAATTTCTATGTTAGAAATGAGGCTGACTTATTCTCAAATCCAGCTACTAACATGGTGGATGGCAGAGACCCTATACGAAGGG GGCCGCGAGAGGATGTATGGCCTGCAAGACAGAATAGTTCGAACTCTGGTCATTTTGACATATCCGGTGGCTCACCAGCAAAACAAGCAGCCATTCCGGTTGATGTTGGGAATAGAAGGGGTGGCGCTCACCCTGCTTTTGGAGCTGGTGGTGTTAACCCGGCAATGACACTAAGGAACCTGATAATCTCTCCTATAAAGCGGCCTCAGCTCTCTCGTAATCGCACTCAAATATTTACGTAA